The Paenibacillus spongiae nucleotide sequence TTGGAATCCGATGATCGATGTTCTTGAAGTAATATAACTCGTTCTTCGCCAATCGTTGGTGCAATAATTTGGCGTACGGATGGAATGGTCTGTCTTTCTCACCATAAACCAGCAATACGGGCTGGCTTATCTGTCGCAATCGATCCGTACAATCGTAATGCAAGCTGTATTGATAATACTGTTTGGCATTCATAGGGTTTGTTTTATTAGCGTCGTTAAATAACTTTCGAAAGAAGGATGTATTACTATGGGATTGTGCCCAAGCTGTAATAAGCGCAATCGGACAGACCATTCCGATTTCTGAACAGATGCGGCCTAGCGATATTTTGGTTCTTAGCTTGCGGTCTGCGACTTCGGACATTCCGCCAATAACGATTCCGCCAAAAGCCCTGTCCGGTTGAGCCAGCAGAAACTCAAGCACGATCGAACCACCAGTTGAGTAGCCGCATAAATATGCTTTATCGATCTCCAACCGATCCATCAACTGCTTGATATCCTCGACAATCAAGGAATAAGTAATCTTTTCCCTGGAAGGTCCGCTTCGGCCGTGACCCCGGATATCAAATGCGATTGTACGAAAATGTGCCGATAGTCCTTGGAGCTGGTAATGAAAATTCACGCTGGTCAATACCGGGGGATGGATGAATATAATCGGTGTACCTGTCCCAAGCTCAGAGTAATGCATCTTATACCCATTAATATCGGCATATTCCTCAATCATCACAACTGTTCTCCTCTCCGCGATCG carries:
- a CDS encoding alpha/beta fold hydrolase, with protein sequence MIEEYADINGYKMHYSELGTGTPIIFIHPPVLTSVNFHYQLQGLSAHFRTIAFDIRGHGRSGPSREKITYSLIVEDIKQLMDRLEIDKAYLCGYSTGGSIVLEFLLAQPDRAFGGIVIGGMSEVADRKLRTKISLGRICSEIGMVCPIALITAWAQSHSNTSFFRKLFNDANKTNPMNAKQYYQYSLHYDCTDRLRQISQPVLLVYGEKDRPFHPYAKLLHQRLAKNELYYFKNIDHRIPTKAAGKLNRLIKQFIDTDTPLH